The region CACCACGGGGATCTTCATGACCCCGTCCTTCATCGTGAAGGTGGGCCAGCGGCGGGCCCCGATGTAGAGGAAGTGCGCCACCGTCAGCGGGTCCGTCAGCGACAGGTGGTTGGTCGCGATGATCACGCCGCCCTGGGCCGGAACGTTCTCGGTGCCCTTCCAGTCCGGCTTGGTGAAGAACCACAGGACGAAGCGGACGATGCGGGAGACGACCGCCTTCACCCACCGCGATTCTCGTTGCTTGGCCTTGGCCACGGGACTCCTCATTCCATCGCTCCCGGGTCCCTAACGGACCTCGAAGCACAATCGGTTCAGTCTAGGACGCTCCCGGCCCCACTCCCGCTCCGCAAGGGCAGGTCACGGTGCCGGAACGTCTCCGGGCCCGGCCGCCGCCCGGCCCCGCCCCCGTGAAGCCCTACCCTCGTCACTGTCGTGGCCGTACGAGCGTCCCGGGGGAGAGCGTGGCCGGCGTCGGAGAGCGGGAGGGGGTCGCGGGCCCCGGGGTGCGCTGGTCCCTGGTCATCCCAGTCAAGCACCTCGGGCTCGCCAAGTCGCGCCTGGCCCCGGCCCTGGGCCCCCGGCGCGAGGAGCTGGCCCTGGCGTTCGCCTGCGACACGGTGGCCGCCGCGCTCGCCTGTGCGGCGGTGGCGGAGGTGTTCGCGGTCACCGAGGACCCGAGGGCGGGGGCGGAGCTGGCGGCGCTGGGGGCGGCGGTGGTGACCGGGGAGCCGGGCACCGGCCTCAACCCGGCGCTGGAGCACGGGGCGCGCGCGGCGCGGCTGCGGGCGCCGGGGGCGGGCGTGTGCGCGCTGTCGGCGGACCTGCCCGCGCTGCGCCCGGCGGAGCTGGGCCGTGTGCTGGCGGCCGCGGCCGGGCACGGCCGCTCGTTCCTGGCCGACGCCCCCGGGGTGGGGACGACCCTGTTCGCGGCGTCGCCGGGGCACCGGTTCTCCCCCGCCTTCGAGGGCGCCTCGCGCGAGCGGCACCTGGCCGCCGGCGCGGTGGAGCTGCCGCTCCCAGACGTGGAATCGGTGCGCCGGGACGTGGACACCCCCGCCGACCTGGCGGCGGCGCTGGGGCTGGGTGTGGGCCCGCGCACGCGGTCGCTGGCCGCCGCGCTGCTCCAGCCCGGCCCCGGGGCCCCCTGACGGGCGCCCGCCCGCCCCGGACCCCGGACACGACTCCGCCCGGGTCCGTGCGGACCCGGGCGGAGCGCGGTCACGGTCGGATCGACCGTGCCTACTTCTTGTCCCCGTTGACGAGTGCCTTGAAGTCGGCGCCGGCCCGGAACTTCGGAACGAAGCTCGCGGGAACGTCGATGGTGGCGCCGGTGGCGGGGTTGCGAGCGGTGCGCGCGGCCCGCTCGGCCTTCTCGAAAACACCGAAGCCGGTGATGGCGACCTTGTCGCCCGACGCCACGGTGGCCTGAATGGTCTCAAGCACAGCGTTGACCGCTTCGGTCGCGGTCTTCTTGTCTCCGAGTCGGTCGGAGATCGCGTCGATCAGGTCACGCTTGTTCATAAGGTTCCTCCGGTTCCCCCTTGCTCGCACGAAATTAGGGGACACAGAGGCCCTTGCACAAATACAAACGCCTGCGGTTAGGGCGTGTCGGGGCCGGTCCGACCTGCGCGGTCACTCTCCGGGACGGCTTCGCCGTGCACTCGGAGGCATCCCGACGGGTCCCTTTTGCCCCTCTCTGTGATCCTCAAATGCCTATGTATAACCGGATTCCGGGCGAGCGGTGGACCCTGTTCACGGATACGGGG is a window of Nocardiopsis changdeensis DNA encoding:
- the cofC gene encoding 2-phospho-L-lactate guanylyltransferase, producing the protein MAGVGEREGVAGPGVRWSLVIPVKHLGLAKSRLAPALGPRREELALAFACDTVAAALACAAVAEVFAVTEDPRAGAELAALGAAVVTGEPGTGLNPALEHGARAARLRAPGAGVCALSADLPALRPAELGRVLAAAAGHGRSFLADAPGVGTTLFAASPGHRFSPAFEGASRERHLAAGAVELPLPDVESVRRDVDTPADLAAALGLGVGPRTRSLAAALLQPGPGAP
- a CDS encoding HU family DNA-binding protein; the encoded protein is MNKRDLIDAISDRLGDKKTATEAVNAVLETIQATVASGDKVAITGFGVFEKAERAARTARNPATGATIDVPASFVPKFRAGADFKALVNGDKK